The Verrucomicrobiia bacterium sequence ACCATTTCCCAGTCCACAAAAACCGGCAGGCCCTCCGCGGACAGGCGCCGCATCAGATACGACCGCACCGCCGCCCGCGTGTCGGCAGGGGGTTCGCGTCGTGCCTGCTGCACCCGCTCCGCCGCCGGAGCCCAACGACAGCCCGGGGCCGCAAGGCTCCGTCCCAGACCCCTGGCGGGGTCGGTATGGTGAAACTCGAGATCCTGGGATCTGAGCCAGGGCGAGTCCCAGTCCACACCCTCCGCGGCCATAAACTGGAGGAACAGCCACCGTTTGGTGATCCAGTCCACCGTCCCGACGAGTGTGTCCGGCGCCGCGCCCAATCCGTCCAGCGCCTCTTTCCAGGAGGCGAGGAGTCGGTCCGTTTCGGCGTCGCGCCCGCCAAATTCTGCGGCGGCCGCGCTCCGGTAGCGGTCGAGCACCTCAAGGGCATCCGCGGCTTCACCGGAGGCCAGGTCCACCGGCCACGGACCGCCGGGGTTCGCCGAGATGCCGCGAAAGGTCCCGACGGCATCCAGCAGGGCCACCGGCGGCAGGTGATTGATCTCCAGCAAATCCAGCACGAGCGAGGTTGTGCCCACCTTCAGGGCCAGCGTCGCAGGCAGCACGCTGGTGTCGCCGTGGAGCAGGTGCAGGCGGCGGAAGCGCCGCGCGTCGGCCAGCGGTTCATCCCGGGTGTTGATGATGGCCCGGTTGAATTGCACCCACTCGAAGAGGTCGTTCTGGATGAAATCGGCCCGCTGCGAGATTTGGAAGGGCGCCACGACGCCAGCGGATGCGCTCAACTCCCCGGCCGCAAGCCCGCCCACCTTGCCGGCGCCGCTGTAGAGCACCCGCAGGGTCAGGAAGGCCAGAAGCGACAGCACGTTTTGCTCGGTCAACGGCGCAGTGCGGCGCACCAGATAGTTCTCGTGACAGCCAAAGGTGGCCCCGGAGTAATGGTCCACATTGTTTCGGATGAACCCGACGCGGTCGCCCAGATGCAGTGCCCGCACCGCCTCCCAAACCAGCGCATCGGCCGCCGCGTCGTGCGCAACGAGGTCGTCAAGACCGAGGCACTCGGCGGTGCACAATTCCAGGTGCCCCATGTCCATGTAGGCGCGTCCACCGTTGAAAAGAAACCCGCCATTGCCGGCCGGTTCGTCCCAGTCGCGCTGTTGCCGGTCAATCAGCCCGTAGCGTCCCCCCAGGAAGAGCCAGTCGCGAATGCGGCGGACGGTGTCGTGGCTGCCGGTGGCCTCCTCCACGAGGCAGCCGTACTCCGTCTCAAGGCCGGCAAGGCGGGTCACGGCTGGGGGGCGCTCAGGGCGGGTGGCGCCATGGGGATCCATTCATAGCGTGCGGCTTTTCCGGCGCCGCGTCGCAACCAGGCCAGTTCGGGCGTGCGCCCGGCTGGAGGGAAACGCGGGCTTTCCCCCGGGACTGCTCCCGGAGCCCCCGCGCTGGATAATGATCCTCCCTTCTGGAGGCGTTCCCAAGCCTCCAGAAGGACGCCGATTGCCGCCTCCCGACCGGTCACCCCGGCCAGCGCATCCTCGAGCCACCGGGCGGCGGACCGCTCGACGTCGGGATCCGGTGCCACCACCGCAATGCCGCCCTCGCGCGCAACGAACGTGCCGTCAAACCGCAGCCGCACCAGCAAGTCCCGCGAGGCCACGGAGGCCACCTCGACCAACAGGAACTCGGCGAGCACCGGTGCGGAGAACAGTTGCTCGAAGGCCTGCTTGATCTGCCCGCTCAGCCCGTAGGCGACCAACCGTCGCAGACTCACGTCCTCGGGCGCGCGGGCGAACGCCTCGAGGTGGGCGGCGTCAATCGCCGCCTGACGCACCCGTTCGATGTCGGCCGGGTGCCCAAGCGCGGCCATGGCCACCCGGTCGTGGATCTCAAACACCTTGGAGACCCCCCCGCCCATGCCGACGCCCAGCAGGAGCAGGCCATCCGGCAGGGATACGGCAAAGCACGGAGACCCATCCTTCAGCTGTTCGCGGACGTATTCGCGACGGTTCCCCATCGCCTCCAGCCATCGGTAGGGTTCCTCAGTCATGGGGCCAACGCCTCCGCCTGCGCAGCGTCATTCACGGACTCCACGCCTTCCGGACGCAGGATCTTGAGGGTGGCAAACTGTCGGGCGGCCGGGTTGACCCCGCCGGTGGCCGAATCGAATTCCGACGCCACCGCGAGCAATCGCAGGGCAAAGGTGATGGCCTGCCGGTCCGACATCGCCGCCGGTGCGGGATCCCCGTAGCGTTCCTGAAAGGACAGAATGCTCCGGATGGTGCCGCTGCCGCTGCCGCTTGAGGCGTGGTGAACCGCCTGGAACTGGGCTCCCAATGGGTCGTAAAAGAAGATTCTTGGCGCCGGGGGATTCACCGTCCAGTCCACCCCCGCGAACAGGGGCACCACAATGCCGACACCCTGCAGGGTCATCGGCAGGTTGTCCCGAAGCAGTCGCGCCAGCGCCCGCACCTTGGCTGGCAGGCTCAGGGGCTGGAGCTGGCTGCGCCGGTAGTATTCGAACGAGGTCTGGAGGACACGCGCCATTTCGAACGCCGTGGCGGGGACGCCGGCAATGGCCAGCAACGAGGTGTCGTCCAGCTCGATGATTTTCTCAACGCGGTCGGTGACGATCTGGTTCCCGGCCGTCGCCCGCCGGTCTCCGGCCATCAACACCCCGCCCGAAAAATGGAACGCGAAAACGGTGGTGGCCCGTGTTTCCTCCGGGGCTCCGGCGGCGACCCGGGCCATCGGCGCCACGGCGCCCCGCTGCAACAGGCTGAGGAAATCCCCCGGAATGGAGACCGGAGCCGCCGGGACGGCGGCGGGCTCCGACGTCATGCGGGGTCCCGGGTTCACTCGCCGGTGCGCTGCCGGTAACGTCGTGCCTGGTCCGGATCCACCTTGCGCATCCGTTCCAGCAGGTTCTTGACGTCGGGCTTGTCCACCTTGGGGGAGCCGGGACCGGAACCCTCCCCGCCGCCGGAGGGGGGGGCTGGGAGCCGCGGCTTCTGGAGTTGCTCTGGCATTTTCAGGAGTTCAACAGGGTTTTCAGCTCGTCGGGCGACGCCGCCCTCAACACGGCGTCATGGTAGCGTCGAAGGTCCGAAGGCGCGAACAAATCCAGGAGAGACACCACCACCAAGCCGTTCCGGCCGCGCAAGGTGACGTGATCCCACTGTGCGGAGACCACCGCTGGCCCGAACTTGCGAATGCAGGCGCCTCGAATGAGCGCCCGCGTGGTCTGAGGCGGATGGGTCAATGCCAACGTGGCGGCCTCCGGTGCGGGCACTCCCTGGATGCCGCCCGCCTGCTCGAGTCCGAAATAGAGCCCGGAGGCCAAGTCCAGATGGTGGTAGGCCAGATCCAGGCTTCGCAGCCATGGGTCGTCCGCGGCGAGGGACTCCGACCGCTGGAAATCGAGGATCAGTG is a genomic window containing:
- a CDS encoding proteasome subunit alpha, which encodes MTSEPAAVPAAPVSIPGDFLSLLQRGAVAPMARVAAGAPEETRATTVFAFHFSGGVLMAGDRRATAGNQIVTDRVEKIIELDDTSLLAIAGVPATAFEMARVLQTSFEYYRRSQLQPLSLPAKVRALARLLRDNLPMTLQGVGIVVPLFAGVDWTVNPPAPRIFFYDPLGAQFQAVHHASSGSGSGTIRSILSFQERYGDPAPAAMSDRQAITFALRLLAVASEFDSATGGVNPAARQFATLKILRPEGVESVNDAAQAEALAP
- a CDS encoding ubiquitin-like protein UBact, translating into MPEQLQKPRLPAPPSGGGEGSGPGSPKVDKPDVKNLLERMRKVDPDQARRYRQRTGE
- a CDS encoding proteasome accessory factor PafA2 family protein; the protein is MTRLAGLETEYGCLVEEATGSHDTVRRIRDWLFLGGRYGLIDRQQRDWDEPAGNGGFLFNGGRAYMDMGHLELCTAECLGLDDLVAHDAAADALVWEAVRALHLGDRVGFIRNNVDHYSGATFGCHENYLVRRTAPLTEQNVLSLLAFLTLRVLYSGAGKVGGLAAGELSASAGVVAPFQISQRADFIQNDLFEWVQFNRAIINTRDEPLADARRFRRLHLLHGDTSVLPATLALKVGTTSLVLDLLEINHLPPVALLDAVGTFRGISANPGGPWPVDLASGEAADALEVLDRYRSAAAAEFGGRDAETDRLLASWKEALDGLGAAPDTLVGTVDWITKRWLFLQFMAAEGVDWDSPWLRSQDLEFHHTDPARGLGRSLAAPGCRWAPAAERVQQARREPPADTRAAVRSYLMRRLSAEGLPVFVDWEMVDTEAMNPLLLLDPFESGFAEADRWLAEALETRARRSPRAIGTGPTSSDPPSSLPTVADDGSAPDDCQRLPGSGRMSS